One genomic segment of Arthrobacter sp. zg-Y1110 includes these proteins:
- a CDS encoding MFS transporter has translation MFRSLRIFNYRIWFIGALVSNIGTWMQRTAQDWLVYDILTDQDAAAMGIVMALQLGPQLLLAPWSGLIADTYNRRKVLLLTQVSMGGLGLALGLLVLSGHAELWHVYAFALALGVVSAVDGPARQAFVSEVVSERDLPNAVALNSASFNGARMIGPAVAGLLTVAVGPGLVFVLNAVTFGAMVIALLKMRAGELRVLPKAPPGKGRIRAGLAYVRHRPDLIMVMLAIFIVGTFGMNFAVYIAAMARTEFGRDAGIFGVLNSVMAIGSVAGALLSARRDRPRLRFVFGAAGAFGLACILSAMAPSLILFAVSLVPVGLFALTLMTSANAYVQTTTAQIMRGRVMALYFAIFMGGTPLGAPVVGWVSNSFGPRWSLGVAAASGLLAAAIGFVWAWRTYGMRFHYDRSLPRRLSMTTDTPEKQQDPDNA, from the coding sequence ATGTTCCGTTCCCTTCGCATTTTCAACTACCGCATCTGGTTTATCGGCGCCCTGGTGTCGAACATCGGCACCTGGATGCAGCGCACCGCGCAGGACTGGCTTGTCTACGACATCCTGACCGATCAGGACGCGGCGGCCATGGGAATCGTTATGGCGCTGCAGCTGGGCCCGCAGCTGCTGCTGGCCCCGTGGTCAGGCCTGATCGCCGACACGTACAACCGCCGCAAGGTCCTCCTGCTCACGCAGGTCAGCATGGGCGGCCTGGGCCTGGCACTGGGGCTCCTGGTGCTCTCCGGGCATGCCGAGCTGTGGCACGTCTACGCCTTCGCGCTGGCGCTGGGTGTGGTGTCGGCCGTCGACGGGCCGGCACGCCAGGCCTTCGTCTCTGAGGTGGTTTCCGAGCGGGACCTGCCCAACGCCGTCGCCCTCAACAGTGCCTCCTTTAACGGGGCACGGATGATTGGCCCCGCCGTCGCCGGTCTCCTGACCGTGGCCGTGGGCCCGGGCCTGGTCTTCGTCCTCAACGCCGTGACGTTCGGCGCCATGGTGATTGCGCTGCTGAAAATGCGTGCCGGCGAGCTGCGCGTGTTGCCCAAGGCGCCGCCGGGGAAGGGCCGCATCCGGGCCGGACTTGCCTACGTGCGGCACCGGCCGGACCTGATCATGGTGATGCTCGCGATCTTTATCGTGGGGACCTTCGGCATGAATTTCGCTGTCTATATAGCAGCCATGGCACGCACCGAGTTCGGCCGGGACGCCGGCATTTTCGGCGTCCTGAATTCGGTGATGGCCATCGGATCCGTCGCCGGCGCCCTGCTGTCCGCGCGGCGGGACCGGCCCCGCCTGCGCTTTGTCTTCGGTGCGGCCGGAGCCTTTGGCCTGGCCTGCATCCTGTCCGCCATGGCACCCAGCCTGATCCTGTTCGCCGTCTCGCTGGTCCCCGTGGGCCTGTTTGCCCTGACCCTGATGACCAGCGCCAACGCGTATGTCCAGACCACCACGGCCCAGATCATGCGCGGGCGGGTCATGGCCTTGTACTTCGCCATCTTTATGGGCGGCACGCCGCTGGGCGCCCCGGTGGTGGGTTGGGTCTCGAACTCCTTCGGTCCCCGCTGGAGCCTGGGCGTTGCCGCAGCTTCCGGCCTGCTGGCCGCCGCGATCGGTTTCGTCTGGGCCTGGCGCACCTACGGCATGCGTTTCCACTATGACCGGAGCCTGCCGCGCAGGCTGAGCATGACCACGGACACTCCGGAAAAGCAGCAGGACCCGGACAACGCCTAG
- the serC gene encoding phosphoserine transaminase, with the protein MGDTAALKIPAGLLPKDGRFGAGPSKVRPEQMSALAAAGANLLGTSHRQAPVRNLVGSVREGLMELFSAPEGYEVVLGVGGSTAFWDIAAFGLVQEKAQHLSFGEFGSKFAAATNKAPFLAASSIITSNPGTRPEPAAEAGVDVYAWPQNETSTGVAAPVRRVEGADAGSLVLIDATSAAGGLDVDLAQADVYYFAPQKNFASDGGLWLGMFSPAALERAARINAGDRWIPDFLNLQTAIDNSRLNQTYNTPSLSTLVTLNAQIEWLNANGGLGFAAGRTAESAGRIYSWAEKSSVATPFVTRAEDRSNVIATIDFDAGIDAAAIAKTLRANGVVDVEPYRKLGRNQLRIATFVAIEPDDVSALLECIDFVIENS; encoded by the coding sequence ATGGGCGATACCGCCGCACTGAAAATTCCCGCTGGGCTCCTCCCGAAGGACGGCCGATTTGGTGCCGGTCCTTCCAAGGTACGCCCGGAACAGATGTCCGCACTCGCAGCAGCGGGAGCCAACCTGCTCGGCACCTCCCACCGGCAGGCTCCGGTACGGAACCTCGTGGGCAGCGTCCGTGAAGGCCTCATGGAGTTGTTCTCGGCGCCCGAGGGTTACGAGGTTGTCCTGGGCGTGGGCGGTTCCACCGCGTTCTGGGACATCGCGGCCTTCGGCCTGGTCCAGGAGAAGGCCCAGCACCTTTCCTTCGGTGAATTCGGCTCAAAGTTTGCGGCAGCCACCAACAAGGCTCCGTTCCTCGCGGCATCCAGCATCATCACCTCCAACCCCGGCACGCGCCCCGAGCCTGCGGCGGAGGCCGGCGTCGACGTTTATGCCTGGCCCCAGAATGAGACCTCCACCGGCGTGGCTGCCCCCGTCCGGCGGGTGGAAGGCGCCGACGCCGGCTCCTTGGTCCTGATCGATGCCACCTCTGCTGCGGGCGGCCTGGATGTGGACCTGGCGCAGGCCGATGTCTATTACTTTGCACCGCAGAAGAACTTCGCTTCCGACGGCGGCCTGTGGCTGGGCATGTTCTCTCCGGCTGCGCTGGAACGGGCGGCCCGGATCAATGCCGGGGACCGCTGGATCCCGGATTTCCTGAACCTGCAGACCGCCATCGACAACTCGAGGCTGAACCAGACCTACAACACGCCGTCGTTGTCTACGCTGGTGACCCTTAACGCGCAGATCGAATGGCTCAACGCCAACGGCGGACTTGGCTTCGCCGCGGGCCGGACCGCGGAGTCGGCGGGGCGGATCTATTCGTGGGCCGAGAAGTCCTCCGTGGCCACTCCGTTCGTAACCCGCGCCGAGGACCGCTCCAATGTGATTGCCACGATCGATTTCGACGCGGGCATCGACGCCGCGGCAATAGCCAAGACCCTGCGCGCCAACGGCGTGGTGGACGTGGAGCCCTACCGCAAGCTCGGCCGCAACCAGCTGCGGATTGCCACCTTCGTGGCCATCGAGCCCGACGACGTCAGCGCCCTGCTGGAGTGCATCGATTTTGTGATCGAGAATTCCTGA
- a CDS encoding metal-dependent transcriptional regulator: MTDLIDTTEMYLRTILELEEENIVALRARIAERLRHSGPTVSQTIGRMERDGLVVVAGTRRLELTELGRRRATEVMRKHRLAERLLADVIGLDWAYVHDEACRWEHVMSERVERRLYELLGRPTESPYGNPIPGLEGIGGVAAEVFIAGVVDLVSTVASAEPGTKLRLVRLAEPIQVEPELLTQLDEAGLRPGAQITAEVVGGYISVRVPGIEGALELPTEVASHVFVSPVG; this comes from the coding sequence ATGACGGATCTCATTGACACCACTGAGATGTATCTCAGGACCATCCTGGAACTGGAAGAAGAGAACATCGTTGCCCTCCGTGCACGCATTGCCGAACGGCTGCGCCACTCCGGGCCCACGGTTTCCCAGACCATCGGGCGAATGGAACGTGACGGGCTCGTGGTGGTTGCCGGGACGCGTCGGCTGGAACTGACGGAACTGGGCCGGCGCCGGGCCACCGAGGTCATGCGCAAGCACCGCCTGGCCGAACGGCTCCTTGCGGACGTCATCGGACTTGACTGGGCCTACGTCCATGACGAAGCCTGCCGCTGGGAACACGTGATGAGCGAGCGTGTGGAACGGCGCCTGTATGAGCTGCTGGGCCGCCCCACGGAATCGCCCTACGGCAATCCCATTCCCGGCCTCGAGGGGATCGGCGGGGTGGCAGCGGAAGTGTTCATCGCCGGCGTCGTCGATCTGGTGTCCACTGTCGCGTCGGCCGAGCCGGGGACCAAGCTTCGGCTGGTCCGGCTGGCGGAACCCATCCAGGTGGAACCCGAACTGCTTACCCAGCTGGACGAAGCGGGGCTGCGGCCCGGAGCGCAGATCACTGCAGAAGTTGTAGGCGGTTATATTTCCGTGCGTGTTCCGGGCATCGAGGGTGCCTTGGAACTGCCTACGGAAGTGGCATCCCACGTCTTTGTTTCCCCAGTTGGGTAA
- a CDS encoding M23 family metallopeptidase, with amino-acid sequence MSKHAASGRRRASAPIAPARPRNASPSGRRRAETKSVSVGGAAQKVAITAATSGLILTAAMPTHAAADDPVQHEPVAVDAPVSADPNADIGFARAGLSSKYDPDAKLAAITVAAGSHAVPAAAKGTLSTPLDSSLVQTSGFGHRVSPITGQHGEMHNGQDFAAACGTAVNAAASGTVVFAGWHPYGGGNRVVVDHGNGVQTTYNHLSNIAVTVGAEVERGFLVGASGTTGSSTGCHLHFEVMVNGEVVDPLNWL; translated from the coding sequence TTGTCGAAGCATGCTGCTTCGGGCCGGCGCCGCGCGTCAGCTCCTATTGCACCTGCGCGCCCGCGCAACGCCTCACCGTCAGGCCGCCGGCGCGCCGAAACAAAGTCCGTGTCCGTGGGCGGTGCCGCCCAGAAGGTGGCTATTACCGCTGCCACGTCGGGCCTGATCCTTACGGCCGCCATGCCCACGCATGCGGCAGCCGACGATCCGGTCCAGCACGAGCCGGTGGCGGTCGACGCGCCTGTCTCGGCCGACCCGAACGCTGATATCGGATTCGCCCGGGCCGGGCTGAGCAGCAAATACGACCCGGACGCCAAGCTGGCCGCCATCACGGTTGCCGCCGGCTCGCATGCGGTCCCTGCTGCAGCCAAGGGCACGCTGTCCACGCCCCTGGACTCATCTTTGGTGCAGACCTCCGGGTTCGGCCACCGGGTCAGCCCCATCACCGGGCAGCACGGCGAGATGCATAACGGACAGGACTTCGCCGCTGCCTGCGGTACGGCGGTCAATGCTGCGGCATCCGGCACCGTGGTCTTCGCCGGCTGGCATCCCTACGGCGGCGGCAACCGCGTTGTGGTTGATCACGGCAACGGAGTCCAGACCACGTACAACCACCTTTCCAATATTGCCGTCACCGTGGGCGCTGAAGTCGAGCGCGGATTCCTGGTCGGCGCGAGCGGTACAACCGGTTCCTCAACCGGCTGCCACCTGCATTTCGAGGTCATGGTTAACGGCGAAGTAGTGGACCCGCTGAATTGGTTGTAA
- a CDS encoding NlpC/P60 family protein: MSSNAHGRRRAATVQTNPITALSKAVSSNAGTVGRQAAVVVAASGLVLAAGLPAQASVSTDRQALAATPLNIVAGSVTAPANAPFELPLVAPSSTSGAEYRAQVAAEEAAAQAAEELAASQAAAATQAAATKNAAAARTAAPAASGAAVKPASSMSAPVEAPASGNIAAGLVASAYGQIGVAQDCTAMVENALRSVGKAVGDLGPMQFLQFGPQVSTPAPGDLVVNGGHVAIYVGNGQVISGGLNGLNTGLHALSDLGGVSFVRVS, from the coding sequence GTGTCATCAAACGCTCATGGCCGCCGTCGCGCTGCCACCGTACAGACCAACCCGATCACTGCACTTTCCAAGGCAGTCAGCAGCAACGCCGGAACCGTAGGCCGCCAGGCCGCCGTCGTAGTTGCAGCATCCGGCCTCGTGCTGGCTGCCGGACTTCCTGCACAGGCTTCCGTAAGCACGGACCGCCAGGCACTCGCAGCAACCCCCCTGAACATCGTGGCCGGCAGCGTTACCGCCCCCGCCAACGCACCGTTCGAGCTTCCCCTGGTTGCCCCCAGCTCCACTTCCGGCGCCGAATACCGCGCACAGGTTGCAGCCGAAGAGGCCGCAGCCCAGGCAGCAGAAGAGCTCGCAGCCTCGCAGGCCGCAGCAGCAACCCAGGCAGCAGCCACCAAGAATGCCGCAGCTGCCCGCACCGCCGCCCCGGCAGCCTCCGGTGCCGCCGTAAAGCCAGCCTCCTCCATGTCGGCTCCGGTCGAAGCACCGGCTTCCGGCAACATCGCAGCTGGCCTGGTTGCTTCCGCCTACGGCCAGATCGGTGTGGCACAGGATTGCACCGCCATGGTCGAGAACGCCCTGCGCTCCGTCGGCAAGGCCGTCGGCGACCTTGGCCCGATGCAGTTCCTGCAGTTCGGTCCCCAGGTTTCCACTCCGGCTCCCGGTGACCTTGTGGTCAACGGCGGCCACGTTGCGATCTACGTCGGCAACGGCCAGGTCATCAGCGGCGGCCTGAACGGCCTGAACACCGGCCTGCATGCCCTCTCGGACCTGGGCGGCGTCAGCTTCG